A genomic region of Granulicella sp. L56 contains the following coding sequences:
- a CDS encoding SGNH/GDSL hydrolase family protein: MPRFNITGLAIILLCSASLAPALAQVTKSAPIHRMYVFGDSYSDIGEGYLDGNGPTSVAYLAQHLGFTLAPANAADTANQSLDFAISGAQTGSGAGKKIGNSLLGYGMRNQVDDFAARVNAHTITFDPATTLFFIAGGLNDRSLPSATTVANLTGEIKTLYSLGARRFTVALLPTAIPAFSAVGIRLNPELARIPEEISPQLAGAQILLSHWGPFYDDVMLHPAQYGITNTTDACAGREIHHENTTPCASPATHFYYHTGHPSTATHKAVGDKLYEELEHEPAP; the protein is encoded by the coding sequence ATGCCGCGCTTCAACATCACTGGACTCGCCATCATCCTCCTATGCAGCGCATCTCTTGCCCCGGCCCTCGCACAGGTTACGAAGTCGGCTCCAATCCATCGAATGTACGTCTTCGGCGACAGCTACTCCGATATCGGCGAGGGATACCTTGACGGCAACGGCCCCACCTCGGTCGCCTATCTGGCGCAGCATCTCGGCTTTACCCTGGCTCCCGCGAACGCGGCAGATACCGCCAATCAAAGCCTTGATTTTGCCATCAGCGGAGCGCAGACCGGCAGCGGTGCGGGGAAGAAGATTGGGAACTCCCTGCTCGGCTATGGAATGCGCAATCAGGTGGACGACTTCGCCGCCAGGGTGAACGCCCACACCATCACCTTCGACCCTGCAACGACTCTCTTCTTCATCGCCGGTGGTCTCAACGATCGCAGTCTCCCGAGTGCGACGACGGTGGCCAATCTTACCGGCGAGATCAAGACTCTCTATTCCCTTGGAGCGCGTCGCTTCACAGTCGCATTGCTGCCCACCGCCATCCCGGCCTTCAGTGCAGTAGGCATACGCCTCAATCCCGAGCTCGCCCGCATCCCCGAAGAGATTTCCCCGCAGCTAGCTGGAGCGCAAATCCTGTTGAGCCATTGGGGGCCGTTCTACGACGACGTGATGCTGCACCCCGCGCAGTATGGCATCACCAATACGACCGATGCCTGCGCCGGACGCGAGATTCACCACGAGAACACAACGCCTTGCGCCAGCCCCGCGACACACTTCTACTACCACACGGGGCATCCTTCGACGGCTACTCACAAGGCGGTCGGGGACAAGCTCTATGAAGAGCTGGAGCATGAGCCCGCCCCTTGA
- the rsmI gene encoding 16S rRNA (cytidine(1402)-2'-O)-methyltransferase has protein sequence MAVDSLEPLAPGLYLVATPIGNLEDITVRALRILRSVDRIACEDTRQTQKLLNHFEIRVPTVSYHMHNEAPRAEELVAELKQGARIAIVSDAGTPGIADPGGQIAAAAIAAGIPVFPVPGANAAISALIASGLPTDRFTFHGFLPSKPGQRKTALEELPRDNATHIFYEAPHRIADTLGDLEAVFGAAQHAVVARELTKLHEEFLRGPVSELRAQLGARAVIRGEIVLLFTPAAQQAAAQKSSIAVEVASLMQAQGLTEKDALKRVARERGIGKSEAYREFQREQNRLR, from the coding sequence ATGGCTGTCGATTCTCTGGAACCGCTGGCTCCGGGGCTTTATCTGGTCGCAACCCCTATCGGCAATCTCGAAGATATTACCGTTCGGGCGCTGCGCATCCTGCGCAGTGTCGACCGGATAGCCTGCGAGGACACCCGCCAGACTCAGAAGCTGCTGAACCACTTTGAGATTCGCGTTCCCACCGTCAGCTACCACATGCACAACGAGGCTCCGCGCGCGGAAGAGCTGGTGGCCGAGCTGAAGCAGGGAGCGCGTATCGCCATCGTCAGCGATGCTGGCACGCCGGGCATCGCCGACCCCGGCGGCCAGATCGCCGCGGCAGCCATCGCGGCTGGCATTCCTGTCTTCCCTGTTCCCGGAGCGAACGCCGCCATCAGCGCCCTGATCGCCAGCGGCCTGCCCACTGACCGCTTCACCTTTCATGGCTTTCTGCCCTCCAAGCCCGGGCAGCGTAAGACTGCTCTCGAAGAGCTTCCCCGTGACAACGCCACCCACATCTTTTACGAAGCTCCTCATCGCATCGCGGACACGCTGGGCGATCTCGAAGCCGTCTTCGGAGCGGCGCAGCACGCCGTCGTGGCGCGGGAGCTGACCAAGCTGCACGAGGAGTTCCTGCGTGGCCCGGTCAGCGAGCTCCGCGCCCAGCTTGGAGCCCGCGCAGTCATTCGTGGCGAGATCGTTCTGCTGTTCACTCCTGCCGCACAACAGGCCGCCGCGCAAAAATCCAGCATCGCTGTCGAAGTCGCGTCGCTGATGCAGGCCCAAGGTCTCACGGAAAAAGATGCTCTCAAGCGCGTCGCCCGCGAGCGCGGCATCGGCAAGAGCGAGGCCTATCGCGAGTTTCAGCGCGAGCAGAACCGGTTGCGTTGA
- a CDS encoding CBS domain-containing protein: protein MRGWSFPIGRFLGVDIRIHTFLVLLLGVAVSYGSVLGSTGGRGFSLWLLLLLALAVREIARAIAAAWLGLDLRSLLLLPTGALMTFGTPEATERADAPDVQKRLALVGPLANIGFGLLLAAIVLTVTPQISLVERPWIALPHLLRSAIWINLLLGAINFLPASPLDGGRLFRGEFSKGHGILKGTRASVGLGQMIALALVIGGLIISNMWLIMIGGFVLIGSHMEGQGLLLQNDTEAVRMRDVMLTEFSMLSASDTLEDALQRSVHTLQDVFPVVRGANLVGAVSRQGIVEALQAEGNGYVQGVMTRSFQTAQPDDSLVSTLKRIMTGQVAQMVPILEGNRIVGIITPQNLNHALGLLNQRRRLRPPVE from the coding sequence ATGCGTGGGTGGTCATTTCCGATCGGCAGATTTCTCGGCGTGGATATTCGCATCCACACCTTCCTTGTGCTCTTGCTGGGCGTCGCCGTCAGCTATGGCTCGGTTTTAGGTTCGACCGGCGGACGTGGCTTCTCGCTGTGGCTGCTGCTGCTGCTCGCCCTCGCCGTCCGCGAGATCGCCCGCGCCATCGCCGCTGCATGGCTGGGCCTAGACCTGCGCAGCCTGCTGCTGCTGCCCACCGGCGCTCTGATGACCTTTGGTACCCCTGAAGCGACGGAGCGCGCCGATGCACCCGATGTGCAAAAGCGGCTCGCGCTGGTCGGCCCTTTGGCAAACATCGGCTTCGGTCTGCTGCTCGCTGCTATTGTGCTCACGGTGACGCCGCAGATCAGTCTGGTCGAGCGCCCGTGGATCGCGCTTCCTCACCTGCTGCGTTCAGCGATCTGGATCAATCTGCTGCTCGGTGCTATTAACTTTCTTCCTGCTTCTCCACTGGACGGCGGCCGACTCTTCCGCGGCGAGTTCTCGAAGGGCCATGGCATCTTGAAAGGCACCCGCGCCTCGGTCGGACTCGGGCAGATGATCGCCCTCGCACTGGTCATCGGCGGTCTCATCATCAGCAACATGTGGCTCATCATGATCGGCGGCTTCGTGCTCATCGGCTCGCACATGGAGGGCCAGGGGTTGCTGCTGCAGAACGATACGGAAGCCGTCCGCATGCGCGACGTTATGCTCACCGAGTTCAGCATGTTGTCCGCTTCGGACACGCTTGAAGATGCGCTGCAGCGCTCGGTGCATACGCTGCAGGATGTTTTTCCTGTCGTGCGTGGCGCGAATCTGGTTGGCGCAGTCTCCCGGCAGGGCATCGTCGAGGCGCTGCAGGCCGAAGGCAATGGCTATGTACAAGGCGTGATGACGCGCTCGTTCCAGACCGCCCAGCCGGACGATTCGCTGGTATCGACACTGAAGCGCATCATGACTGGGCAGGTTGCACAGATGGTTCCCATCCTCGAAGGCAACCGCATCGTCGGCATCATCACACCACAGAACCTGAACCACGCCCTCGGCCTGCTGAACCAGCGCCGCAGGCTGCGCCCGCCGGTGGAATAG
- a CDS encoding PLP-dependent cysteine synthase family protein, translating to MITLTKSLGTSILERIGNTPLVRLERLSAHLPGVQILGKAEWTNPGGSVKDRAASAIVTDAQRRGLLTASRGLLDATSGNTGIAYAMLGAALDFSVTLCMPSNVSPERKRYLAAYGANVIWTDPADGSDGAIRKAREMTAAEPDKYFYADQYSNDENWKAHYRTTGNEIWEQTDGRITHFVAGLGTSGTFMGTSRRLRELNPEIRCISMQPDSPFNGLEGLKFMPTAIVPRIYDSSLADANIEMPTETAYKMVKALARNQGILVGISAAAAVATAVQIGEQEAKAEREAVIVTILPDSAEKYMSERFWQEE from the coding sequence ATGATTACTCTTACCAAATCGCTCGGCACCAGCATCCTCGAACGCATCGGCAATACGCCTTTGGTACGGCTTGAACGCCTCTCCGCACACCTACCCGGCGTTCAGATCCTTGGCAAGGCCGAGTGGACCAACCCCGGCGGCTCCGTCAAAGACCGTGCCGCCTCGGCCATCGTCACCGACGCCCAGCGCCGTGGCCTGCTAACCGCCAGCCGTGGCCTGCTCGACGCAACCAGCGGGAACACGGGCATCGCCTACGCCATGCTGGGAGCTGCGCTGGACTTCTCGGTTACGCTCTGCATGCCTTCGAACGTCTCGCCCGAGCGCAAGCGCTACCTCGCGGCCTACGGTGCCAACGTCATCTGGACCGACCCGGCCGACGGCTCCGACGGCGCCATTCGCAAGGCCCGCGAGATGACGGCCGCTGAGCCGGACAAATATTTCTACGCCGACCAGTACTCCAACGACGAGAACTGGAAGGCCCACTACCGCACCACCGGCAACGAGATCTGGGAGCAGACTGACGGCCGCATCACCCACTTTGTCGCCGGTCTGGGCACCAGCGGCACGTTTATGGGCACCTCGCGCCGCCTGCGCGAGCTGAACCCCGAGATCCGCTGCATCTCCATGCAGCCCGACTCGCCCTTCAATGGCCTGGAAGGGCTTAAGTTCATGCCCACCGCGATTGTGCCGCGCATCTACGATTCGAGCCTAGCCGACGCCAACATCGAGATGCCGACCGAGACAGCCTATAAAATGGTGAAAGCCCTCGCTCGCAATCAGGGAATCCTCGTCGGCATCTCCGCAGCCGCGGCCGTCGCCACGGCGGTCCAGATCGGTGAGCAGGAGGCCAAGGCCGAACGCGAAGCCGTCATTGTGACGATCCTTCCTGACTCGGCTGAAAAGTATATGAGCGAACGTTTCTGGCAGGAGGAGTAA